CCTCTTCTAGTCAGGAGAAGCACCGATGAAGCGTAGCGCTCTGTTGTTCGGGGCCCTGATGCTCGGCGCCGCGAGCGGCGCCAATGCCCAGGCCCTTTCGATGCAGATGAGCAATGGCTGGACCTTCGGCTTTGCCGGCAACGTCAACATCTTCGCGATGTACCAGAGCGTCAGCTCCAGCAACAACGCGACCGGCTCCCCGGGCCAGCTGGTGACCGGCGCCGACACCAAGGGCCTGTACTACGGCACCGGCCTGCTCCCCGCCTTTGCCACGTTCACGGCGAAGGGCAAGGAAGGCAACACCGACCTCGGCGTGCAGTTCGGCTTTGCGCCCCAGGTGCAGTGCGGCGGCAACGCCCACGACTGCTTCGGCGCCCAGATCGACATGCGTCAGGTGTTCATGACGGTCGGCGGCAGCTGGGGCACGATCACCGCCGGTAAGGAACTCGGCATCTACCAGCGCTCCAACATCCTGAACGACCAGACCCTGTTCGGCGTCGGCGGCGGCGGCATCGCCCCGGGCGGCACCACCCTGGGCCGCATCGGCTTCGGCTACGTGTACCCGAACTTCGTCCCCCAGTTCAGCTACTCCTCGCCGGCCGGCAAGACCACCAGCTTCAACATCGGCCTGATGGAGCCCAGCACCTTCGGCGCCTACACCGAGCTGACCATCCCCCGCCTCGAGGCGGAGGTGAGCTTCAAGGCCGGGAACAACCTGAGCGTGTTCGTGGGCGGCACCGCCCAGAACGGCAAGGACCCGATCGCCGATGAGAGCAAGACGGCGGTCGGCGCCTCGGGCGGCCTGACCTACAAGACCGGCACCTTCTCGATCCACGGCTCCGGTTACTACGGCAAGGGCATCAGCACCACCCTGATGTTCAACGCCAACTCGCAGTCGGGCAGCGAGCTGACCAAGTCGTACGGCTACTACGGCCAGCTGACCTTCACCCCGGCCAACAGCAAGATGACGCTGGCCGGCAGCTTCGGCTCCAGCTTCCTGGCCGATGATGGCAACAACTTCAAGACCGAGAACAGCCTGGTCTCCGGTGGCATCTACTACCAGGCCACCAAGTCGCTCAAGATCGTGGGCGAAGGCGACTACATGTGGTCGAAGGACAAGGAAGGCAGCGGCAAGAACAAGGCGTTCACCGGCGCCTTCGGCATGATGCTGTTCTACTAGGCTCAGGCCATTCGCTGCAGGGCACGGCCCCCCCGGCTACCGGGGGGGCCGTTCTCTTGCCGGCTGCTGCCGGAAGGCCCCGCCGCCGACTAGGTTTCTTCCCCATTCGCCCCATGCGCCCCCAACGGAGGTCCTCCCGTGAAGTCGTCCGCGCTGCTCGTCGCCTGCACCCTCCTCGCCGGCTGTGGGGGAACGCTGGTCTCCACCACCCGCACCAGCAGCTCCGCCGCCCCGGACGACATCTTTGCCTGCGTGCAGAACCAGCTCAAGACCATGGGCTACAACCGGCTGCAGTATGACGCCCTGGAACGGTGGTACGTGGCCCAGAAGGCCGACCCCGACACCCGGGTGCCGAGCGGGCTCTACCGGGGCACCAAGAACGTCCTCGACACCAGGGTCCGGCCCGACGCCAGCGGGAGCACCGTCCTCGAGATCACGGCGAAGTCCTTCGATGAGTACACCAACGCCCGGGGGACCGACTCCCAGGAGCGGCAGGTGACGGAGCGGGCCAAGCTCGACGCCCAGATCCTCCAGCAGGCCTGCGCCAAGTAGGTCCACCCCGCCCCCGCCCGCCCCGGCGCCCGGGCCCCGGCTCCCGCCGCGGGCCGGGGCGGCTCGGCTTCAGGATCCACCCCCTCCCCGTCGATGCTCGGTGAACGGCTTTCGGACAGCCGTCTCAACCATCTGGTTGAAAACAGGCCCGTTCCCCATTTCCGATCCGGACCCTCGCCACTAGCTTGGTTCCGCTCGCCGGCGCCGGACGCTCACCCCTGGGGGATCCCGGGATGGCCACACCGCTCGTTCAGCTGACACGGGGCACCACCGGGGAGGGGGCCGGGCCACCGGCCCTGCTCCCGCTGGTCCGCAAGCCTTCCTGGCTCAAGGTGAAGGCCCCGGGCGGGGGGACCTACCTGCAGCTGAAGGGCATGATGCGGGAACTCGGGCTCCACACCGTCTGCGAAGAGGCGCGCTGCCCCAATATCGGGGAGTGCTGGGAGCACCGGGCGGCCACGTTCATGATCCTGGGCGACGTCTGCACCCGGAACTGCGCCTACTGCGCCGTGGCGCACGGCACGCCGGCACCGTACGACCCGGTCGAGCCGGTCCGTCTGGCCGAGGCGGTGACCCGGATGGGGCTCAAGCACGTCGTCATCACCTCGGTGGACCGGGACGACCTGGAGAACGGCGGGGCCGAAGCCTTTGCCGGCTGCGTCACCGAGATCCGATCGCGGACCGCCGGCTCGGAAGGGGGGGAGACGACGGTGGAGGTGCTGATCCCGGATTTCAAGGGATCGGAGCGTGCGCTCCGGATCGTCCTGGAGGCGCGGCCCCACATCCTCAACCACAACCTCGAGACCTGCGAGCGGCTCTACCGGCTGGCCCGCCCGGGCGGTCGCTACGACCGGGCACTCGCCCTGCTGGCCAATGCCCGCCGGATCGGCCCGGACGGCCTCACCAAGTCCGGGATCATCCTTGGCCTGGGCGAGGAGTGGGACGAGGTCGTGACCTGCATGCGGGACCTGCGGCGGAGCGACGTGAACATCCTCACCCTGGGTCAGTACCTGCGCCCCACCGACGGTCACCTCCCGATCGCCCGCTACTACACCCCCGACGAGTTCCGTGAACTCGGCGAGATCGGGATGCAGCTGGGCTTCACCCACGTGCAGGCGAGCCCGCTGACGCGGTCGTCGTACCATGCGTGGGAGCAGGCAGACACGGCGACCCGGCGGTTCGGCGCCTCGGCCGTCACCCATCCCTGAGGCACTATGGCGACCCCCAAAGCCGGCCGGAAGGCCGACACCAAGACCGCCGAGAAGTACCGCCAGTACCTCCGGCAGATGCTGCTGATCCGCCGCTTCGAGGAGAAGGCGGGCGAGGCCTACAGCCTGGGCCAGATCGGCGGCTTCTGCCACCTCTATATCGGGCAGGAGGCGGTGGCGGTCGGGTGCCTTTCCCAGCTCCGGCAGGGTGACGCGATCACCGCCACCTACCGGGAGCACGGGCATGCGCTCGCCCGCGGCATCCCCGCGCGCGCGGTGATGGCCGAGTTGTTCGGCAAGGCCACCGGCTGCTCCGGCGGCAAGGGCGGCTCGATGCACATCTTCGACGCCTCGCTCGGCTTCCTGGGCGGGCACGGCATCGTCGGGGGGCACATCCCGCTCACCACCGGGATGGGATTCGCGTTCAAGTACCGGCAGACCGACCAGGTCGCGGTGTGCTTCTTCGGCGAGGCGGCCATCAACAACGGCGCCTTCCACGAGGCGCTCAACATGGCCGGGATCTGGAAGCTCCCCTGCATCTTCATCTGCGAGAACAACCGGTACGGCATGGGCACCGCCCTCGACCGGGCCACGGCCACCTGGAACATCTCCGAGCGGGCCACCAGCTATGACATGTCGCGCGAGGTGGTGGACGGCCAGGACCTGGGCGAGGTGATCGCCGCCATGGACCGGGCGGTGGTCCGGGCCCGCCGTCCCTCGGCGCCGACGCTGCTCGAGATCCGCACCTACCGGTTCGTGGGGCACTCGATGTCCGACCCGATCCATGGCCACTACCGGACCAAGGAAGAGGTCGAGGCGCACCGCAAGCGCGACCCGATCACCCTGTGGGCCGAGAAGCTCAAGGCCGAGGGGCTGCTGGACGACGCGGCGTTCGAGAAGCTGGACGCCGAGGTGAAGGCCGAGGTGCAGGACGCGTACGAGTTCGCCGACCAGTCGCCCGATCCGGACCCGGAGATGCTGTGGAAGGACGTCTACGCACCGACCGGGGAGGGGCGCTGACATGCCGGTGATCACGTACCGTGACGCGCTCAACCAGGCCCTCCGCGAGGAGATGGCCCGGGACAAGGACGTGTTCCTGATGGGCGAGGAGGTGGGCGTCTACCAGGGAGCCTACAAGGTCAGCCGGGGGCTGCTGGAGGAGTTCGGACCCACCCGGATCGTGGACACGCCGATCACCGAGCTCGGTTTCGCCGGGGTGGGAGTCGGGGCCGCCATGGTGGGGCTGCGGCCCGTGATCGAGTTCATGACCTGGAACTTCGCCCTGCTGGCGATCGACCAGATCATCAACGCGGCCGCCAAGATGCGCTACATGTCCGGGGGCCAGGTGGGGGTGCCGATCGTCTTCCGCGGCCCGGCCGGCGCGGCGCTGCAGCTGGCGGCCCAGCACAGCCAGTGCTTCGAGGCGATGTACGCCCACATCCCGGGGCTCAAGGTGGTGATGCCGGCCACACCCGCCGACGCCAAGGGCCTGCTCAAGAGCGCCATCCGTGACGACGACCCGATCGTCTTCATGGAGGGCGAGATGCTCTACAACACCAAGGGCGAGGTGCCGGAGGGCGAGCACCTGGTCCCCATCGGCGTGGCGGACATCAAGCGCCCGGGCGACCACGTGACGCTGCTCTGCTACTCCAAGACGGTCTCGCTCTGCCTCAAGGCCGCGGAACAGCTGGCGGCCGAGGGGATCGAGGCGGAGGTGGTGGACCTGCGGACCATCCGCCCGCTCGACCTCGAGGCCATCTTCACCTCGGTGAGCAAGACCCACCGGGCGGTGATGGCGGAGGAAGGCTGGGCCTTCGCGGGCGCGGGGGCGCAGGTGGTCGACGAGATCCAGAAGACCATCTTCGACGAGCTCGACGCGCCGGTGCTGCGGGTGACGGGGGCGGACGTCCCGATGCCGTACAACAAGCATCTGGAGAAGGCGGCGAAGGTGAATCCCGACAAGATCGTCGCGGCGGCGAAACAGGTCCTCTACCTCGAATAGGCCATGGCAACCAAAGTGCTGATGGAGGCGCTGTCCCCCACGATGGAAGAGGGGCGCCTCGTCGAATGGAAGAAGCAGGAGGGCGATGCGGTCGCCGTCGGTGACGTGCTCGCCGAGGTAGAGACCGACAAGGCGGTGATGGACCTGCTGGCCCGCGCGGCGGGGGTGCTGCTCAAGCACGGCATCGCCGCCGGCACCACGGTGCCGGTGGGCCGCATCGTCGGCGTCATCGGGGCCGCGGGCGAGGACGTCTCGGCGCTGCTGGGCTCCGCGGCTCCCGCCGCGCCCCCTGCCCCACCCAGGCCGGCGGCGGCGCCCGCCCCGGCCCAGCCAGCGGCGCCGACCCGTGTCCCCGCACCTGCCGCGCCGGCCGCAGCGCCGCCGCCGGCCGCCCCACCTGCGCCGGGAGGCCGGGTCAAGGCCTCGCCACTCGCCAGGAGGATGGCGGCCGAACAGGGTCTCGACCTGGCCCGGTTGCAGGGCTCCGGGCCGGAGGGGCGGATCGTGGTACGCGACCTCGCCGCCGCGCCCCCTGCGGCCAGCGCGCCCTCGACTCCCGGCGCCGTGGCGTCGTGGCGACCTTCAGGCGCCGCCTTCACCGACGTCCCGCTTACCCAGATCCGCAAGACCATCGCCCGCCGGCTGGCAGAGTCGATCGGCCCCGTTCCCACCTTCTACCTGACCACCGAGGTGGACATGGAGCGGGTGGCGGAGGCGCGCGAGGCGCTGAACGAGACGGCTCGGCGGCTCGGCGGCTCGGCGGCCCGGGCCGACGAGACGAAGATTTCCTACAATGACATCGTCCTCAAGTGCACCGCCCTCGCCCTCCGGCAGCATCCCGCCTGCAACGCGTGGTGGCAGGACGACCGGATCCGTTACTGGAACGAGATCCACGTGAGCGTGGCGGTGGCGATCGAGGACGGACTGATCACGCCGGTGGTGCGCCACGCCGACCAGAAGTCGCTGCGGGAGATCGCCACCGAAGTTCGCGACCTCGCCGGCCGGGCCAAGGAGCGGCGGCTCAAGCCGGAGGAGTATTCCGGTGGTACCTTTTCGGTCTCCAATCTCGGCATGTTCGAGATCGACCAGTTCACCGCGATCATCAACCCGCCCGAGGCGGGGATCCTGGCGGTTGGAAGCATCGTGGAGAAGCCTGTGGTCCATGGCGGCGCCGTGGTCCCGCGCAAGCGGATGCGGGTCACGATGTCGTGCGACCACCGGGTGATCGACGGCGCCACCGGCGCCACCTTCCTCAAGACGTTCAAGCACATGCTGGAGAACCCGCTCGCGCTGGTGTGGTAGCTCGGCGGCTCGGCGGCTCGGCGAAAACGGAAGTTCGACTGATAGACACCTCACCTCCATCCCGAGGCCAGTGTGGCATCGTTTGACGTGATCATCATCGGTGGCGGCCCGGCGGGCTACGTGTGCGCCATCCGCTGCGCCCAGCTCGGGCTCAACACCGCCGTCGTCGAGAAGGACAAGCTCGGCGGCGTGTGCGTGAACATCGGCTGCATCCCCACCAAGGCGCTGCTGCACAGTGCGCGGGTGGCGGGGATCGTCGCGCACGAGGCGAAAGACCTCGGCATCGAGGTCGGCAGCGTCAAGACCGACTACGGCGTGGCAATGAAGCGCTCCCGCAAGGTGTCGGAGCAGAACTCCAAGGGCGTGGAGTTCCTCATGAAGAAGCACAAGGTGACAGTGCTCAAGGGCGCCGGCACCCTGCTCCCCGGGAGGAAGGTCAAGGTGGGGGCCGAGACGCACGAGGCGAAGAAGGCGGTCGTGATCGCCACCGGCTCGCGGGTCAAGGGCATCCCCCAGATCGGGCTCGAGATCAACCGGAGCACGGTGATCAGCTCCGACGAGGCGCTGTTCCTGGAGAAGGCGCCGGCCTCGATCGCGGTGATCGGCGCGGGCGCGGTGGGGTGCGAGTTCGCCGACATCTTCCACGCCTTCGGCAGCAAGGTCACGGTCATCGAGGCGCTGCCCCGCATCCTCCCGCTGGAGGACGCCGAGTGCTCCGACGCCCTGGCCAAGAGCTACAAGAAGCGGGGGATCGACGTGATCGCCGGCGCCAAGGTGGTCAAGGCCGACGTGGGCAAGGACAAGGTCGTCCTGACGCTCGAGGCCGGCGGCAAGAGCCAGACGGTCGAGGCGGAGAAGGTGCTCATGGCCGCGGGCCGGGCGGTCAACACCGAGGACATGGGATTCAAGGACGCCGGGGTGCAGCTGACCGACCGCGGCTGGGTGAAGGTGAACCTCGAGACCCTCGAGACCACGGCCCCCGGCGTGTATTGCATCGGCGACGTGGCCGGCCCGCCCATGCTGGCGCACAAGGGCAGCCGGGAGGGCGTCAACGTGGCGGAACGGATCGCGGGCCACCGTCCGCACCCGATCCGCTACGACAACATCCCGTCGGTCACGTACTGCCACCCCGAGGTGGCGAGCGTGGGGCTCACCGAGGACCAGTGCAAGGACAAGAAGCTCGACTACCAGGTCGGCCGCTTCCCGTTCAGCGCCAACGGCCGGGCCCGCGCCTCCAACGAGACCGAGGGCTTCGTCAAGATCATCCGTGACAAGAAGTACGGCGAGATCCTCGGGGCCCACATCGTGGGGGGGCACGCCTCGGAGATGATCCACGAGCTGGGGCTGGCCCGCGAGAACGAGTACACCGTCGAGGAAGTGGACCTGCTGGTGCATGCCCACCCCACCCTGTCGGAGGCGATCGCGGAGGCCGCGCTCGATTCGCTGGGGCGGGTGATGCACATCTAGGCGGCTCGACGGCGCCACTGGTGGTCGACGGGGTGTGATTGGTCAACGCGGCGAAGGGGCCGGGTGGGGTCATGTCAGAGCCGTACCGCAACACGCAGCCGGAGCTCTCCCCCACCGGTGAACCGGCCGCGCCGGATCACGTCGGGCTCGCCTTCCGCGCCATCGCGGCGGGGACGCTCGCTGGCGTGGCCTTCGTGGCCGCGATGATGTGGACCTACCGCGCCCTGCAGGCCAGCGGCACCGCCCCCCCAGCCCCCACGGCCCACGACCCGATCGTCAACCTGGTGCTGTTCGGCTGGCTGGGCGGCGCGGCGGCGGGGGCGCTGGCCGCCTGGGTGGTCATGCGGCCCCTCGCTTCCGCCTACCGTCGGGGCGGACTGGCGATGGTCGCCGGCTTCGCCAGCCTGCTGGTCTCCTTTGTCACCGCGCCGGTGGACAGCCTCTTCGGGCGCCCGGGGCTCCTGGTGCTGGCGGCCACGACGGGGGGGCTGGCCTGGTGGGTGGCGCGCGCGGCGGCCCGGCGGCACGGCCAGCGGTGAGCGCCCCCCGCCAGTTGCAGGTCCTGGAGCTCGGCCGGGTACCCTACGCCGAGGCACACGCGCTGCAGCGGCGGCTGGCGGACCACCGGATCGCCCGCGCACTGGAGCACGACCTGCTGCTGCTGCTCGAACACGAGCGCACCGTGACCCTGGGCCGCGGGAGCCGGGACTCGAGCCTCCCGCTGCCGGTGGCCGAGCTGGAACGGCGCGGGGTGACGGTGGCGGAGGTGGAGCGCGGTGGGGACGTCACCTGGCACGGGCCGGGACAGCTGGTGGGCTACCCGATCCTCGACCTCACGGGGCACCGCCAGGACCTCCACTGGTACCTGCGCGCGGTGGAGGAGGCGCTGATCGTGGCCCTGCGCGCGCTGGACCTGACGGGAGTCCGGCGGCCGGGGTTCACCGGGGTGTGGGTGGACGACCGGAAAGTCGCCAGCATCGGCATCCACGTGCGGCAGTGGGTGACGACCCACGGGTTCGCGCTCAACGTCTCCAATGACCTGGCCGACTTCGGCCTGATCGTTCCCTGCGGCATCCCGGATGTGCGGATGACCACCCTGGCGCAGGAGCTGGGCGGGACGCGCGACGCAGCCGCGCTCTGGACGGCCGCCACGGCCGCGGTCACCCGGGGGTTCGCCGAGGTGTTCGGGCTGGCGCCGGTGGCCGCCACCCTGCCGCAGGTCCTCGCCGGGGGAACCGCGACGCCTTCCACGACGTAATACTGCTACCATGACCCTTCGACACGACGTCCGGACCCGGGACCGGGACCGCCTGCCGCCCGGACAGATCATCACGCAGAAGTGGCCGGTGCTGCACTACGGCACGGTGCCGCACGTGGATACCCGGAGCTGGCGCTTCCAGGTGAGCGGCGCGGTGGAGCAGCCGTTCGAGCTGGGGTGGGAGGAGTTGCTCGCCCTGCCCCGGCAGGAGACCACCTGCGACATCCACTGCGTGACCCGCTGGAGCCGGTACGACAACGTGTTCACGGGGATCCCGCTGGCCCCGATCCTGGAGCGTGCGCGCCCCCGGGCCCAGGCGGCGTACGTGCTGGTCCACGCCGAGCATGGCTTCACCACCAACGTCCCCCTGGACGACCTGTCGCGCCCGGCCAACTTGCTGGCCCTCCAGCACAACGGCGTGGACCTGGATCCGGAGCATGGCGGCCCGGTCCGGCTGGTGATCCCCCACCTGTACTTCTGGAAGAGCGCCAAGTGGATCCGGGGCTTCGAGTTCATGGAGGAGGACTACCCCGGGTTCTGGGAGCAGAACGGCTACCACATGCGGGGGGAGCCCTGGGCGGAGGAGCGCTACGGGCGCCCCGATCCGGCCCGGATGCGGCGGGGGCCGCGGAAGTAGCCCCCGGGATTCCCGGGCGGACCGGCGGGCGCGGCGCATAGGGGTCGGGCAACCGGTTGTCAACGGGCCCGGCCCCGTTTCGCGCCCGCCATTGCGTTTCCCGGCGGGGCGCAACATTCTCTCTCCCATGACGGCACCGACCGAGCGCCGCAGTCCCGAGGCGCAGGCGGACCAACTGGTCCGCGACATCCTGAAGGCGGCACACGGCTGGGCGCGGGAAGCGCCCCCGGCCCTGATGCCACCGGTGCGTGCCGTGTGCATCCGGCTGGCCGAGATGGTGGCCGACCAGCGGAACTACTTTGCGCCCCTCCCGGGGCCCCAGGAAGCGGAACGGGCCAACGTGCTGCAGCTGGTGGCCAGGCGGCTGGCCTCGGAGGCGGTGACGGAGGGGCTGGAGCAGCCGCTGGCGGCGCTGAGCGAGCTGGAGCTCAAGTCGACGAGTTCCTGGGCGCTGGTCCCCACCGCCCAGGGGGAGTGGATCACCGTCGCGGTGCAGTTCCTGGAGGGGTGCGCCCGGCACACGCCGGAGGACCAGCGCCCCGACCCGTACTGGGCGGACGATGTCGTGGCCGGCGTCATCGCGTCGGTGCGCGCGGTCCTCGGCATCGACGAACTGCATGCCCGCACCGAGGCCCAGTACCCCGGCGGCCGGCGCAGCACCGGGGAACAGCCGGTGACCGACGACGAGTAGCCTCCTTCACCGGCGGCGCGGCAAGGACGAGGGCCCCGGCCAGCCGGCCGGGGCCCTCATGTCTTGCCCCCCCCGCCCCGGTGGCGGCTACGCGCGGGTCTGGGCGAACAGCTCCATGAACCGCCCGAACACGGTGATCCCCTCCCACAGCTGGGCCAGGTCGAGCTTCTCGTTGGGGGAGTGCAGCCCGTCGTCCGGGAGGCCGATGCCGGTCAGGAGCACCGGGGCGCCCATGGCGCCGAGCCGCGGGACGATCGGGATGGAGCCACCGGCGCGGACCCTGACCGCCGGCTTCCCCACCACTTCCTTGAAGGCCGCATCAAGCACCGCGAAGGCCGGGTGGTTCACGTCGACCTGCACCGGGTCGCCGCCGTGGAGGATCTTGACCTCGACCTCGGCGTACTTGGGCGCGGCGGCCCTGGCGGCCTTCTCCAGCCACTTGGCCACCTGGGCAAAGGGCAGCCCCGGCACCAGCCGGAGGCTCACCTTGGCGGTGGCGGCCGCGGGGATGACCGTCTTGGCTCCCTCGCCCACGAAGCCGCCGCGGATACCGTGGATCTCGAAGGTGGGCAGGGCCCAGGTCCGCTCGAAGACAGAGTACTTCTGCAGCCCGGTCAGCGCCTTGCCGGTGATCTCCTCCTGCAGGTACTGCTTCTTCTTGAACGGCAGGCGGTCCCAGTCGCGCCGTTCCGCCTTGGTGGGCGGGATGACCGACTTGTAGATCTTGGGGATGTTGATGCGGCCGGTCTCGTCCTTGAGGTCCGCGAGGAGGCGGACCAGGGTCTCGATGGCGTTCGGGGCCACGCCGCCGTAGGTGCCGGAGTGGAGATCGCGCTGGAGGGTGCGCACCGAGATCTCGGCGTAGCACATGCCGCGCAGCGCGGTGTAGACGCCGGGGATGCCCGGGGCGTAGTACGACATGTCGCAGACGAGCGCGGCGTCGGCCTTGACCCGCTCCGGCTCCTTCGCGATCAGCTCCTCGAGCACGTGCCCGCCGCATTCCTCCTCGCCCTCGATCAGGAAGTGCACGTTGAGCGGGGGGCGGCCGTCGGCGTCGCGGATGGCTTCGTAGGCCCGCAGCAGGCAGAAGACCTGCCCCTTGTCGTCGGCGGTGCCGCGCGCGTAGAGCTTGCCGTCGCGGACGGTGGCCTCGAAGGGCGGCGTGTGCCATTCATCCACCGGGTCGACCGGCTGCACGTCGTAGTGGCCGTAGATGAGGAGCGTCGGGGCCCCGGGCACCGGTGGCGACTCGGCCCAGACCACGGGATGTCCCTTGCCCTCGATCAGCTCCACCACCGGGCAGCCCAGCCGCCGGAGGTCCTGCATGAGCCAGTCGGCGGCACGGCGGCAGTCGGCGGCATGATCGGGGAGGGCGCTGATGCTGGGGATGCTGAGGAACTCGGTGAGCTCGCGCAGGAGGCGCGGCTGCTCGCGGGTCACAAATGAGGTATCCATGGTGCTGCAAAGGTACAGCGCCGGAAAGGGGCCGTGAAGGGAGGCGCCCAGCGTGCCGTCCCGGCGATGGCTGGCCGCTGCCGGGACGCTGCCGCCTCGTCCCGGCGGTGCCCGATGACCCTCTGGCGCCGGGCCCGGCGCGCGGTACATTCGCGCCCATGTACTCCACCGACCAGTACCGGGTCTTCCCCAGCGCGCCCGCCGAGCGGGCGCTCTCCCGCCCCCGCCGACTGGTCGCGGAGGGGCGGCTCCCGGAGGCGGAGCAGGCCTACCGCACGGTGCTGAGCCTGGAGCCGCACCTCAGGACGGCGTGGATGGAGTACTTTGCGCTGCTGCGCCAGGCGGGCCGCCACGCGGAAGCGCTGGCGCTGGCGGGCGAGGCCTCGGTGCAGTTCGGCACCGACGCGCTGCCGCTGGCGCTCCGCGGCGCGGCGCTGGTGGAGCTGGGGCGCTTCCGCGACGGCCTGGAGTCCCTCGACGAGGCCGCCTGCCTCGACCCGGACCTGGGGCTCATCTGGCACGAGGCGGGGTACGCGGCATGGCGCCTGGGGGAGCTCTCCCGGGCGCTCATGGCGCTCGATCGCGCCTTTGCGCTGGAGCCGCACAGCGGCACCCTCCACCTGCGCGGGAAGGTGCTGCGTCAGGCGGGCCGCTACCTCGCGGCGGAGGTGGCGTTCGAGGGTGCGGCGGAGGCGGCGGAGTTCCCGGTGCAGCGGGAGGCGGCCGCGCGGGAGATCCGGGTGACCCGGCGCTTCGCCACTTTTCCCGGCACCCGGCCCGACACGCTCGCCCCGGCGCGGCGCTGGTTCG
The Gemmatimonadota bacterium DNA segment above includes these coding regions:
- a CDS encoding porin is translated as MKRSALLFGALMLGAASGANAQALSMQMSNGWTFGFAGNVNIFAMYQSVSSSNNATGSPGQLVTGADTKGLYYGTGLLPAFATFTAKGKEGNTDLGVQFGFAPQVQCGGNAHDCFGAQIDMRQVFMTVGGSWGTITAGKELGIYQRSNILNDQTLFGVGGGGIAPGGTTLGRIGFGYVYPNFVPQFSYSSPAGKTTSFNIGLMEPSTFGAYTELTIPRLEAEVSFKAGNNLSVFVGGTAQNGKDPIADESKTAVGASGGLTYKTGTFSIHGSGYYGKGISTTLMFNANSQSGSELTKSYGYYGQLTFTPANSKMTLAGSFGSSFLADDGNNFKTENSLVSGGIYYQATKSLKIVGEGDYMWSKDKEGSGKNKAFTGAFGMMLFY
- the lipA gene encoding lipoyl synthase, which encodes MATPLVQLTRGTTGEGAGPPALLPLVRKPSWLKVKAPGGGTYLQLKGMMRELGLHTVCEEARCPNIGECWEHRAATFMILGDVCTRNCAYCAVAHGTPAPYDPVEPVRLAEAVTRMGLKHVVITSVDRDDLENGGAEAFAGCVTEIRSRTAGSEGGETTVEVLIPDFKGSERALRIVLEARPHILNHNLETCERLYRLARPGGRYDRALALLANARRIGPDGLTKSGIILGLGEEWDEVVTCMRDLRRSDVNILTLGQYLRPTDGHLPIARYYTPDEFRELGEIGMQLGFTHVQASPLTRSSYHAWEQADTATRRFGASAVTHP
- the pdhA gene encoding pyruvate dehydrogenase (acetyl-transferring) E1 component subunit alpha, yielding MATPKAGRKADTKTAEKYRQYLRQMLLIRRFEEKAGEAYSLGQIGGFCHLYIGQEAVAVGCLSQLRQGDAITATYREHGHALARGIPARAVMAELFGKATGCSGGKGGSMHIFDASLGFLGGHGIVGGHIPLTTGMGFAFKYRQTDQVAVCFFGEAAINNGAFHEALNMAGIWKLPCIFICENNRYGMGTALDRATATWNISERATSYDMSREVVDGQDLGEVIAAMDRAVVRARRPSAPTLLEIRTYRFVGHSMSDPIHGHYRTKEEVEAHRKRDPITLWAEKLKAEGLLDDAAFEKLDAEVKAEVQDAYEFADQSPDPDPEMLWKDVYAPTGEGR
- a CDS encoding pyruvate dehydrogenase complex E1 component subunit beta codes for the protein MPVITYRDALNQALREEMARDKDVFLMGEEVGVYQGAYKVSRGLLEEFGPTRIVDTPITELGFAGVGVGAAMVGLRPVIEFMTWNFALLAIDQIINAAAKMRYMSGGQVGVPIVFRGPAGAALQLAAQHSQCFEAMYAHIPGLKVVMPATPADAKGLLKSAIRDDDPIVFMEGEMLYNTKGEVPEGEHLVPIGVADIKRPGDHVTLLCYSKTVSLCLKAAEQLAAEGIEAEVVDLRTIRPLDLEAIFTSVSKTHRAVMAEEGWAFAGAGAQVVDEIQKTIFDELDAPVLRVTGADVPMPYNKHLEKAAKVNPDKIVAAAKQVLYLE
- a CDS encoding 2-oxo acid dehydrogenase subunit E2; translated protein: MATKVLMEALSPTMEEGRLVEWKKQEGDAVAVGDVLAEVETDKAVMDLLARAAGVLLKHGIAAGTTVPVGRIVGVIGAAGEDVSALLGSAAPAAPPAPPRPAAAPAPAQPAAPTRVPAPAAPAAAPPPAAPPAPGGRVKASPLARRMAAEQGLDLARLQGSGPEGRIVVRDLAAAPPAASAPSTPGAVASWRPSGAAFTDVPLTQIRKTIARRLAESIGPVPTFYLTTEVDMERVAEAREALNETARRLGGSAARADETKISYNDIVLKCTALALRQHPACNAWWQDDRIRYWNEIHVSVAVAIEDGLITPVVRHADQKSLREIATEVRDLAGRAKERRLKPEEYSGGTFSVSNLGMFEIDQFTAIINPPEAGILAVGSIVEKPVVHGGAVVPRKRMRVTMSCDHRVIDGATGATFLKTFKHMLENPLALVW
- the lpdA gene encoding dihydrolipoyl dehydrogenase, which translates into the protein MASFDVIIIGGGPAGYVCAIRCAQLGLNTAVVEKDKLGGVCVNIGCIPTKALLHSARVAGIVAHEAKDLGIEVGSVKTDYGVAMKRSRKVSEQNSKGVEFLMKKHKVTVLKGAGTLLPGRKVKVGAETHEAKKAVVIATGSRVKGIPQIGLEINRSTVISSDEALFLEKAPASIAVIGAGAVGCEFADIFHAFGSKVTVIEALPRILPLEDAECSDALAKSYKKRGIDVIAGAKVVKADVGKDKVVLTLEAGGKSQTVEAEKVLMAAGRAVNTEDMGFKDAGVQLTDRGWVKVNLETLETTAPGVYCIGDVAGPPMLAHKGSREGVNVAERIAGHRPHPIRYDNIPSVTYCHPEVASVGLTEDQCKDKKLDYQVGRFPFSANGRARASNETEGFVKIIRDKKYGEILGAHIVGGHASEMIHELGLARENEYTVEEVDLLVHAHPTLSEAIAEAALDSLGRVMHI
- the lipB gene encoding lipoyl(octanoyl) transferase LipB: MSAPRQLQVLELGRVPYAEAHALQRRLADHRIARALEHDLLLLLEHERTVTLGRGSRDSSLPLPVAELERRGVTVAEVERGGDVTWHGPGQLVGYPILDLTGHRQDLHWYLRAVEEALIVALRALDLTGVRRPGFTGVWVDDRKVASIGIHVRQWVTTHGFALNVSNDLADFGLIVPCGIPDVRMTTLAQELGGTRDAAALWTAATAAVTRGFAEVFGLAPVAATLPQVLAGGTATPSTT
- a CDS encoding sulfite oxidase-like oxidoreductase, with amino-acid sequence MTLRHDVRTRDRDRLPPGQIITQKWPVLHYGTVPHVDTRSWRFQVSGAVEQPFELGWEELLALPRQETTCDIHCVTRWSRYDNVFTGIPLAPILERARPRAQAAYVLVHAEHGFTTNVPLDDLSRPANLLALQHNGVDLDPEHGGPVRLVIPHLYFWKSAKWIRGFEFMEEDYPGFWEQNGYHMRGEPWAEERYGRPDPARMRRGPRK